One window of Microcoleus vaginatus PCC 9802 genomic DNA carries:
- a CDS encoding ATP-dependent helicase: protein MTDEFDTDFMRSTTQIDRPDVASTLSESGFAAVLREQACLKIRESLRAGQQDMADWQGGPLAVSAVPGAGKSTGMAAASAIAIARNGLHSRRQLIVVTFTRSAAANIKAKIRERLTELSLSQGGFAVHTLHGLALNIAMRHPDLSGLNLENSTLVTPTQSHRLIRTCVELWIAENPRRYQVLLEGQQFDGEETERLRRQSVLRTEILPQVAKTVIHEAKSSGLFPEQLLEMNALDTGDGYEILAVAGGLYQKYQALLRSREYIDYDEMILAALRVLDNPRARAIEQKQVFAVFEDEAQDSTPLQTRLLETLAIDPEHPNSPPNFIRVGDPNQAINSTFTPADPIYFNQFCDRCEVENKLATMDGAGRSTQVIINAANFMLQWVNSSKLAGTEQPFRDQTIKPVPSDDPQQNANPAPIGRGLELHTPRDIYHTIELIGKRVIELVEEFLPADFEFGRDGKDIDAGEEASEGENSAKLPLENLKSMAILVRENKQGKFIKEVLENPQKHGLSFDLRKYGIKIEDVGERDRHSQVPWEILTLLQFLDRPHSPDYLKAALKILSDRQLIPKQDYNAFATSPEQFLYPGPLDPQQSDPVRKCRYFCCGLLQASLELPPYQIISFLALALQYDQTELATADKLAERVAIQTAGNNSMRNILDVLSEIVSSERFEPVDADDKIEERYTSKGQLTIITMHKAKGLDWDCVFLPFLHEQTIPGNLRVLPQTRFLGDFTLAEVARAQIRASLHEKYPLPNLGEAWEQAGYLKTAEEFRLLYVAMTRAKSLLWMAAEKKGPFTWNKPENLQEQKPCPVMPVLKQRFPSNAI from the coding sequence ATGACAGATGAATTTGATACTGATTTTATGCGATCGACAACCCAGATCGATCGCCCGGATGTAGCCTCAACGCTTTCAGAATCAGGGTTTGCCGCCGTTTTGCGAGAACAAGCTTGCCTTAAAATTCGCGAAAGCTTGCGTGCGGGGCAGCAGGACATGGCGGATTGGCAAGGCGGCCCCCTTGCTGTTTCGGCGGTTCCAGGGGCCGGGAAGTCTACGGGAATGGCTGCTGCGTCGGCAATTGCGATCGCCCGCAACGGGCTTCACAGTCGCCGCCAGTTAATTGTCGTGACATTTACGCGATCGGCTGCTGCTAATATTAAAGCTAAAATTCGGGAAAGATTGACAGAATTGTCTTTATCTCAAGGCGGTTTTGCGGTGCACACTTTGCACGGTTTAGCTTTGAATATTGCGATGCGCCATCCCGATTTGTCTGGTTTAAATTTAGAAAATTCAACCTTAGTTACTCCTACTCAAAGTCACCGATTAATTCGCACCTGTGTAGAACTTTGGATTGCCGAAAATCCCCGCCGATATCAAGTTTTGCTGGAAGGACAGCAATTCGACGGAGAGGAAACGGAGAGGCTGCGGCGACAATCGGTTTTGCGGACAGAAATTTTGCCGCAGGTAGCTAAAACTGTGATTCACGAGGCGAAATCTTCTGGTTTATTTCCCGAACAGTTGTTAGAAATGAACGCTCTTGATACTGGGGACGGTTATGAAATTTTAGCAGTAGCTGGGGGTTTATATCAAAAATATCAGGCTTTGTTGAGGAGTCGGGAATACATCGATTACGACGAAATGATTTTAGCCGCTTTGCGGGTGTTGGACAATCCGAGGGCGAGGGCGATCGAGCAAAAGCAAGTATTTGCTGTTTTCGAGGACGAAGCGCAGGATTCTACACCTTTGCAGACTCGGCTTTTGGAAACATTGGCGATCGATCCCGAACATCCTAACTCACCTCCCAATTTTATCAGAGTTGGCGATCCAAATCAAGCGATTAATTCTACCTTCACTCCCGCAGATCCGATTTATTTTAACCAATTTTGCGATCGGTGCGAAGTAGAAAATAAGTTAGCGACCATGGACGGCGCAGGCCGTAGCACCCAGGTAATTATCAATGCAGCTAACTTTATGTTGCAATGGGTAAATAGCTCAAAATTAGCGGGAACCGAACAGCCTTTTCGCGACCAAACTATTAAGCCAGTACCCAGCGATGACCCGCAGCAAAATGCAAATCCTGCCCCCATTGGTCGAGGCTTAGAATTACATACTCCCCGCGATATTTACCATACAATTGAGTTAATTGGCAAGCGGGTAATTGAGTTAGTAGAGGAATTTTTACCAGCCGATTTTGAATTTGGCAGGGATGGCAAGGATATCGATGCAGGGGAAGAAGCGAGCGAGGGGGAAAATAGCGCCAAATTGCCGTTAGAAAATCTGAAATCGATGGCTATTTTGGTGCGGGAAAACAAACAAGGTAAGTTTATAAAAGAAGTGCTGGAAAATCCTCAAAAACACGGATTAAGCTTTGATTTGCGGAAATACGGGATTAAAATTGAGGATGTGGGAGAGCGGGACAGACATTCTCAAGTACCTTGGGAAATCTTAACACTGCTGCAATTCCTCGATCGCCCGCACTCTCCAGACTACCTAAAAGCAGCCTTAAAGATTTTGAGCGATCGGCAACTGATCCCCAAACAAGACTACAATGCTTTTGCGACTAGCCCCGAGCAATTTCTTTACCCAGGCCCGCTAGACCCGCAGCAGTCAGACCCCGTTCGCAAATGTCGCTATTTTTGCTGCGGTTTGCTGCAAGCTAGCTTGGAATTGCCACCCTATCAAATCATTTCATTCTTAGCCTTAGCGCTGCAATACGACCAAACAGAATTAGCCACCGCCGACAAATTAGCCGAACGGGTAGCAATCCAAACAGCCGGCAACAATTCAATGCGGAATATTTTGGATGTACTGAGCGAAATTGTCAGTTCCGAAAGATTTGAACCTGTGGATGCAGACGACAAAATAGAAGAACGCTATACCAGCAAAGGTCAACTAACAATTATTACCATGCACAAAGCTAAAGGATTGGATTGGGATTGCGTATTTTTGCCGTTTCTGCACGAACAAACCATCCCCGGAAATTTGCGAGTTTTGCCACAAACCCGATTTTTAGGAGATTTCACTTTAGCAGAGGTAGCAAGAGCACAAATTCGAGCAAGTTTGCACGAAAAATATCCTTTACCAAATCTAGGCGAAGCCTGGGAACAAGCAGGTTATTTGAAAACAGCAGAAGAGTTTCGACTGCTGTATGTGGCGATGACCAGAGCAAAAAGCTTGCTGTGGATGGCCGCGGAGAAGAAAGGGCCTTTTACTTGGAACAAACCAGAGAATCTGCAGGAGCAAAAACCTTGTCCGGTAATGCCTGTTTTGAAGCAGAGATTTCCGAGTAATGCCATATAA
- a CDS encoding DUF4349 domain-containing protein, whose amino-acid sequence MKTHLKINPPPPKPNPNPANNSTIRFAVAVFLTLSSAIALPSCGGSQSTGSAPGGAGSSSIPENQVAASAPQSAPAPEPAAQRSKTPGASKKAAETPATRPQLIKKAQLSVVVKSIDASTKSVTNIVEKQQGDILGFQNQKPPDSSVRQTASVEIRVPQERLETTLEALAKLGTVENRALTAEDVTDQLVDNEARLRNLRKSEEMVLKIMERSGSVGDVLKVSQELSNIRESIERIDAQLKSLRTQVAYSTISLTLEAAVSAQQTQEPSLGLRVQETWGKATHSVGELTLGLFGLGIWLLAYSPYLLLIGAAVYGFNRFKKQHSVPQIQEPKPPQ is encoded by the coding sequence ATGAAAACTCACCTCAAAATCAATCCTCCCCCGCCCAAGCCAAACCCAAACCCAGCCAACAACAGCACAATTCGTTTTGCTGTGGCGGTATTCTTAACTTTATCTTCAGCCATTGCTTTGCCTAGCTGCGGAGGATCTCAATCGACCGGCAGCGCTCCAGGCGGCGCAGGTTCATCCAGCATCCCTGAAAACCAAGTTGCGGCATCGGCTCCACAATCGGCACCAGCACCCGAGCCAGCAGCCCAAAGGTCAAAAACTCCTGGTGCATCAAAAAAAGCAGCAGAAACTCCAGCAACCCGTCCCCAACTGATTAAAAAAGCCCAACTCAGTGTAGTTGTCAAATCTATTGACGCCAGCACTAAATCTGTTACTAATATTGTCGAAAAACAGCAAGGCGATATCTTGGGTTTCCAAAATCAAAAGCCGCCGGATTCGAGTGTCCGCCAAACCGCGTCGGTGGAGATTCGCGTGCCTCAAGAACGTTTAGAAACGACTTTAGAGGCTTTGGCAAAACTCGGAACTGTAGAGAACCGTGCTCTGACGGCTGAGGATGTGACCGATCAATTAGTAGACAACGAGGCTAGACTGCGGAACCTCCGCAAATCCGAGGAAATGGTGTTAAAAATTATGGAGCGATCGGGCTCTGTCGGCGATGTTCTCAAAGTTTCTCAAGAGTTGAGCAATATTCGGGAGTCGATCGAACGCATTGACGCTCAGTTAAAAAGTTTGCGAACTCAAGTAGCCTATTCGACTATTAGCTTAACTCTAGAAGCAGCAGTATCTGCTCAACAAACTCAGGAACCTTCTCTAGGTTTGCGGGTTCAGGAAACTTGGGGGAAAGCGACTCATTCTGTGGGCGAATTGACGCTCGGTTTGTTTGGTTTAGGTATTTGGCTGTTGGCTTACAGTCCTTATTTGCTGTTAATTGGGGCTGCGGTTTACGGCTTTAATCGATTTAAGAAACAGCATTCTGTTCCGCAAATTCAAGAACCGAAACCGCCTCAGTAG
- a CDS encoding response regulator: MDNAISELDQIKRQLMTLHRPKKPKMLVVDDEPDNLDLLYRTFRRDFNVLKAESGIRALEVLGIEGEVAVIISDQRMPEMKGTEFLSKTVPQFPNTVRIILTGFTDIEDLVDAINSGQVYKYITKPWDPNELKMVVQKAAETYEILKQRTEELDRAQNQIQLLATIMQTAVDYPSLEASLDPIATAISDNFLADSCILQLVEENALIPVQGTHTTGSAVENWLADDPLVREAITSQTIQGAVNIGIDTALASLPHYQKSGIQAHLTIPVIHKGRSIALISMQWKQPCSLRPDELTTVHLAAQEVALVLTSFQGH, encoded by the coding sequence ATGGATAATGCCATTTCAGAGCTAGATCAAATTAAACGCCAGCTCATGACCCTACACAGACCGAAAAAGCCCAAAATGCTGGTAGTAGACGACGAACCAGACAATCTGGATTTACTCTACCGCACTTTTCGACGAGATTTTAACGTACTCAAAGCTGAGAGCGGAATTCGCGCCTTGGAAGTCCTGGGCATCGAAGGCGAGGTCGCCGTCATCATTTCCGACCAGCGGATGCCCGAAATGAAGGGGACGGAGTTTTTGAGCAAAACCGTGCCCCAGTTTCCGAATACGGTCAGAATTATCTTGACTGGTTTTACGGACATTGAAGACTTGGTGGATGCGATTAACTCAGGACAGGTTTACAAGTATATCACCAAGCCTTGGGACCCGAACGAACTGAAAATGGTGGTGCAAAAGGCGGCCGAGACTTATGAAATTCTCAAGCAGCGGACTGAGGAATTGGATCGCGCCCAAAATCAAATACAACTGTTAGCAACAATCATGCAAACGGCTGTGGATTATCCGAGTTTGGAAGCAAGTTTAGATCCAATTGCTACTGCTATAAGTGATAATTTTTTGGCGGACTCTTGCATTTTGCAACTGGTGGAAGAAAATGCTTTAATACCAGTCCAAGGCACTCACACCACGGGTTCGGCTGTGGAAAATTGGCTGGCAGATGACCCTCTGGTTCGAGAAGCAATTACCTCTCAAACTATTCAGGGTGCTGTGAATATTGGGATCGACACCGCCTTAGCGAGCCTGCCGCACTATCAGAAATCCGGCATTCAAGCTCACCTGACCATCCCGGTGATTCACAAAGGTCGATCAATCGCCCTGATTTCCATGCAGTGGAAGCAACCTTGTTCCCTGCGCCCCGACGAACTCACAACAGTTCACCTCGCCGCTCAAGAAGTTGCTTTGGTATTGACGAGTTTTCAGGGTCATTAG